One genomic window of Mycteria americana isolate JAX WOST 10 ecotype Jacksonville Zoo and Gardens chromosome Z, USCA_MyAme_1.0, whole genome shotgun sequence includes the following:
- the EMC4 gene encoding ER membrane protein complex subunit 4 isoform X2, translating into MNLFIMYMAGNTISIFPAMMVCMMGWRPLQALMSLSATLKALESSSRRALQGLVFLVGNGLGLALALYKCQAMGLLPTRPSDWLAFVAPPQRMEFTGGGLIL; encoded by the exons ATGAACCTGTTCATCATGTACATGGCCGGCAACACCATCTCCATCTTCCCCGCCATGATGGTCTGCATGATGGGCTGGCGCCCGCTGCAGGCCCTCATGTCCCTCTCCGCCA CACTGAAGGCGCTGGAGAGCTCAAGCCGGCGGGCACTGCAGGGGCTGGTGTTCCTGGTGGGCAatgggctggggctggcgctggCCCTTTACAAGTGCCAGGCCATGGGGCTGCTTCCCACCCGCCCCTCTGACTGGCTGGCCTTCGTCGCCCCCCCACAG cGGATGGAGTTCACTGGGGGGGGCCTGATCCTGTGA
- the EMC4 gene encoding ER membrane protein complex subunit 4 isoform X1, with protein MAAAAAVRGRRFKWSLELAAAPGGRPRGAAEGRGPLGFAERQLGEGGVHESDKILMEKRCWDVALAPLKQIPMNLFIMYMAGNTISIFPAMMVCMMGWRPLQALMSLSATLKALESSSRRALQGLVFLVGNGLGLALALYKCQAMGLLPTRPSDWLAFVAPPQRMEFTGGGLIL; from the exons atggcggcggcggcggcagttCGGGGGCGGCGCTTCAAGTGGTCGTTGGAGctggcggcggcgccgggggggcg GCCCCGTGGAGCCGCCGAGGGCCGCGGGCCGCTGGGGTTCGCCGAGCGGCAGCTAGGGGAGGGCGGCGTCCATGAAAGCGACAAAATCCTCATGGAGAAG CGCTGCTGGGACGTGGCACTGGCGCCGCTGAAGCAGATCCCCATGAACCTGTTCATCATGTACATGGCCGGCAACACCATCTCCATCTTCCCCGCCATGATGGTCTGCATGATGGGCTGGCGCCCGCTGCAGGCCCTCATGTCCCTCTCCGCCA CACTGAAGGCGCTGGAGAGCTCAAGCCGGCGGGCACTGCAGGGGCTGGTGTTCCTGGTGGGCAatgggctggggctggcgctggCCCTTTACAAGTGCCAGGCCATGGGGCTGCTTCCCACCCGCCCCTCTGACTGGCTGGCCTTCGTCGCCCCCCCACAG cGGATGGAGTTCACTGGGGGGGGCCTGATCCTGTGA